Below is a genomic region from Methanococcus vannielii SB.
TTATGTTGCAGAAGAGTTTATAAAATCAAAGTTCCATATTAAAAATTATTTAAGAGTCAGACACTTTGAAAATATTGCAATTATCGAAATAAATAAGAATGAATCTAAAATATTGCTTGAAATTGAAAACATTGATATGATAAATAAAGAATTAAAAAAAATTGGGTTTAAAAAAGTAACTTTTGATTTTGAGTTTAAATAATAATTTTTGCGAGAAATGGTGATTTAAATGGATATAAACATTGACAAATATAAAAACATAACTAGAAACCTTGAAAGGGATATTGTAAATTTAAATCCCATACAAAGAGGAGGAATTCTTCCAACGGAGGCTAAAAAAGTAATTTACGAATACTGGGATGGATACAGCGTTTGTGACTACTGTTCTGGACGACTTGATAAAATTGAAACTCCTCCGATAAATGAATTTTTAGATGATATGTCAAAATTCTTAGGAATGGATATAACAAGACCGACACACGGTGCAAGGGAAAGTAAATATGCGGTAATGAATGCAATATGTAAAAAGGGGGATTACGTTGTTTTAGATGGAAATTCACACTATACTTCATACGTGGCACTTGAGAGGGCTAACCTAAATTACGTAAAAACAGATGTTGAGGAATACCCCAATTTTAGAGTTATTCCTAAAAGTTATGCTGAAAAAATAGATGAGTTGGAAGATTCAGGAAAAAATATCGGATTAATTTTATTAACTCATGTTGATGGAAGTTATGGAAATGTTTCAGATGTTTCAAAAGTTGGAAAAATTGCAAAATCAAAAGGATACCCATTATTATTAAATTGTGCTTATTCGGTTGGAAGAATGCCTGTTGATGGTAAAAAATTAAATGTTGATTTTATTGCGGCATCAGGACATAAAAGTATGGCTGCATCAGGCCCTTGTGGCCTTTTATCAATAAATGCGGAGTATGAAGACGAAATATTAAAAACTTCAAAAGTAAACGTTGTAAAAGAGCTCCAGATGCTTGGATGTACAAGTAGGGGAATTCCAATATTAAGTTTAATGGCAAGTTTTCCCCATATCATTGAAAGAGTTAAAAATTGGAACTTAGAACTTGAAAAAACAAGGAAAGTAGTATTTGAATTTGAAAAGCTTGGGTTCATCGCACTTGGTGAAAAACCGAGAAATCATGACATAATACG
It encodes:
- the pscS gene encoding O-phospho-L-seryl-tRNA:Cys-tRNA synthase, with protein sequence MDINIDKYKNITRNLERDIVNLNPIQRGGILPTEAKKVIYEYWDGYSVCDYCSGRLDKIETPPINEFLDDMSKFLGMDITRPTHGARESKYAVMNAICKKGDYVVLDGNSHYTSYVALERANLNYVKTDVEEYPNFRVIPKSYAEKIDELEDSGKNIGLILLTHVDGSYGNVSDVSKVGKIAKSKGYPLLLNCAYSVGRMPVDGKKLNVDFIAASGHKSMAASGPCGLLSINAEYEDEILKTSKVNVVKELQMLGCTSRGIPILSLMASFPHIIERVKNWNLELEKTRKVVFEFEKLGFIALGEKPRNHDIIRFETPVLDKIAEKDKRRGFFFYEELKKRGIGGIRRGVTKEFKMSVYGLTGMQVDYIIDCIKSIVLENAN